The nucleotide window GGGCGGCGTCCGGGAAACCAGGACACCAAGCAGTCCATCCTGGAGTCCGCCCGCAAGGTCTTCGCGGAGCGGGGCTTCGACAAGGCCTCGATCCGGGCCATCGCCGGCGAGGCCCAGGTCGACCCCGCCCTGGTGCACCACTACTTCGGCACCAAGGAGAAGCTCTTCCTGGCGAGCATGAACTCGCCGATAGACCCGGCCGAGGTCATCCCGAAGGCGATGGCCGGCCCGCCCGAGGAGGCCGGTGAGCGGCTGGTGCGGCTGGTCCTCGGAGTCTGGGACTCGCCGGCCGGCGCCGCCGCGGTCGCGCTGTTCCGCTCCGCGCTGAGCAACGAGTGGACGGCGCGGCTGATGCGCGAGTTCGTGGTCACCCAGGTGCTGCGCCGGGCCGTGGCCGAGCTGGGCATCGACGAGGCGCAGGCCGCCACCCGGGCGGCACTTGTCGCGACCCAGATCGCCGGGCTCGCGGTGGTCCGCTACGTGCTCAGGGTCGAGCCGGTCGCGTCCGCGCCGACCGAGCAGCTGGTCGCGGCGATCGGCCCCAACGTGCAGCGCTACCTGACCGGCGACCTACCGGGCGTCTTCGAGACCGGCGACGGCCACTGAGCCTGCCCGTCGGCGTCACTCCGTCCAGGCGCCGGTGATCTCGAGGTTCCGGCGCCATCGGCGCGCGCCCGGGGAGGTGTCCCCATCGGGCCGGGGCGGCGCCAGCATCGTTTCGCACTTGGCCAGCATGGCCGCCCGCCGCCGGCGCCAGCTCGGACGATCTCCGTAGCCGATGAACAGCGACCCGAGCTCGCCGACGACGTCCGGGTGGTGCATTCGAATGATCCACTCGCACCAGGCCAGGTCCTCCACGGGTTCACCCGGGTGGGCCCACTCCCAGTCGAGCACAGCGGCCGCGCCGAAGCTGACCGGGTCGAAGAGCATGTTGTTGGGGCCGTAGTCGCCGTGCACGACCACCGCCGCGCCCGGCGGCACGCCGTCGAAGACGGCCGAGGCGTCCACGGCCTGGATCCGGCGCAGCGTCTGCCCGCACGAACGCAGGACCGCGGCCGCGTGCCCGGCCCGGATCAGCTCCTGGCCGTGCGTGCCGGGAACGTGCCGCATGCACAGCGCGCCGGCCGGCTCGGCGATCAGGCCGGGAACCGGTACGTCGCCGCCCGCCAATCTGGTAAGCACGAGCCGCTCCGCGGACCTGCGCGAGTGCGCGAACAGACCCCGGTACCGCTTGGTGACGGTGACACCGTCACCACGGGTGTCATGGGAATAGCCATAGGGCAACGGCCGCATCACCGAATCATCGCGCGGTACCCGCACCGGGCCGGTCAGGCCGCCTCCTGGCCGGCGGTGCAGCGGTGGCAGAGCACCGGGTGCAGCAGGTGTGCCAGGTCGTGGCGGTCGGACACCGGGCGCGGGAAGGAGAGCCGGGCGAGCCGGGCGCCGAGGCGGACCACGAAGCCGTACCGGTCCAGGCGCACCACCCGGGGCTCGTCGCCCTCGCGCGCGGCCGGGCCGAGCTGGCGGCGCACGTAGACGGCCATCTCGTGGACGTGGTGGTCGGCGAGGTCCGCGATCAGGTCGAACTCGATCGTCCGCAGCGGGTCCGGGGCGGCCAGCGCGTAGTCGTCGGGGTCGACGTCGACAAGCACGCCGTTGCGCTCGTAGCGCACCTCCGCCACGTCCATCCGGTGCAGGACCTGGGTGTCCCCGACGTCGAGCAGGTCGGGCGCCGCGTCGGTGTCGGCGTAGTCGAGCGCGGCCGCGCGGGCCTCGTCGCCGGTGAGCGCGACGGCCCAGCCGGCGACCCAGACCCGGCCCAGCGACGGTGCGCCGGCGACCGGCGGCAGGTCGCTGATGTCGAGCACGAGCGCGGTGTCGTCGACGCCGTCGGCCGGCCGCAACGCGGTGGTCAGCGCCCCGTTTCTCGGCGAGAGCAGCAGCACCCGCCCCTGGCTGTCGGTCACGTGCCGCACCGGGTAGGGGCCCTGCCGGCACGCGATGTGCGCGGTGGCGGGCAGGTGGCCGGCGGCCAGGGTGCGGGCGACCTCGGCGTGGGTGGGCTGCATGTCGGGTACCTCCGGGCACCAGTTAGGCTTGCCTTAGTAAGGTGAGGCTAACCGTACAGCACCCCGAAAACGAAGTGAGATCGCCCGTGAACAACTCCCGACCCAAGGCCCGGCTGTCGAGGGCTCTCGGAATTCCACTCACGCGCAAGTGCGTCAAGTACTTCGAGCGGCGGCCGTTCCCGCCCGGCGTGCACGGCCGGGG belongs to Amorphoplanes digitatis and includes:
- a CDS encoding TetR family transcriptional regulator, with the protein product MVRRSGRRPGNQDTKQSILESARKVFAERGFDKASIRAIAGEAQVDPALVHHYFGTKEKLFLASMNSPIDPAEVIPKAMAGPPEEAGERLVRLVLGVWDSPAGAAAVALFRSALSNEWTARLMREFVVTQVLRRAVAELGIDEAQAATRAALVATQIAGLAVVRYVLRVEPVASAPTEQLVAAIGPNVQRYLTGDLPGVFETGDGH
- a CDS encoding phosphotransferase, whose translation is MLTRLAGGDVPVPGLIAEPAGALCMRHVPGTHGQELIRAGHAAAVLRSCGQTLRRIQAVDASAVFDGVPPGAAVVVHGDYGPNNMLFDPVSFGAAAVLDWEWAHPGEPVEDLAWCEWIIRMHHPDVVGELGSLFIGYGDRPSWRRRRAAMLAKCETMLAPPRPDGDTSPGARRWRRNLEITGAWTE
- a CDS encoding DUF2470 domain-containing protein — translated: MQPTHAEVARTLAAGHLPATAHIACRQGPYPVRHVTDSQGRVLLLSPRNGALTTALRPADGVDDTALVLDISDLPPVAGAPSLGRVWVAGWAVALTGDEARAAALDYADTDAAPDLLDVGDTQVLHRMDVAEVRYERNGVLVDVDPDDYALAAPDPLRTIEFDLIADLADHHVHEMAVYVRRQLGPAAREGDEPRVVRLDRYGFVVRLGARLARLSFPRPVSDRHDLAHLLHPVLCHRCTAGQEAA